Proteins encoded within one genomic window of Manduca sexta isolate Smith_Timp_Sample1 chromosome 18, JHU_Msex_v1.0, whole genome shotgun sequence:
- the LOC115441640 gene encoding chorion class B protein PC10: protein MAAKVFVLCAIALFTQGAVCQCLGLMGSGLGSLRTDITFDGLAYDGLAYGPAWNTGRLGCGAIAPAYADIAAASTLNAAYGGGLPVATASAAAPTGLAVASENVYEGAVAVAGNLPFLGTVAMEGVFPTAGAGAVSYGCGDGAVAITAEGPVAGPAAIAPMAPLAAMGPAAAYAPYGTAYGYAGLPARTCGCGATYI, encoded by the exons ATGGCAGCCAAAGTTTTCGTTCTCTGCGCCATCGCTCTTTTCACTCAG GGAGCAGTATGCCAGTGCCTCGGCCTTATGGGCTCTGGTTTGGGTTCCCTTCGTACTGACATCACTTTCGATGGCCTAGCCTATGACGGTCTGGCTTATGGACCTGCCTGGAACACTGGTCGTCTTGGCTGTGGAGCCATTGCCCCTGCCTACGCTGACATCGCCGCCGCCAGCACCCTTAACGCCGCCTACGGTGGTGGTCTTCCCGTCGCCACTGCCTCTGCCGCTGCCCCCACCGGCCTCGCTGTCGCCTCTGAGAACGTGTACGAGGGTGCTGTCGCCGTGGCCGGTAACCTGCCGTTCCTCGGCACCGTGGCTATGGAGGGAGTGTTCCCGAccgccggcgccggcgcagtGTCCTACGGTTGCGGTGACGGCGCTGTCGCCATCACCGCCGAGGGTCCTGTTGCTGGTCCCGCTGCTATCGCCCCCATGGCTCCCCTGGCTGCTATGGGTCCTGCCGCCGCTTACGCTCCCTACGGTACTGCTTACGGTTATGCTGGTCTCCCAGCACGCACCTGCGGCTGTGGCGCAACTTACATATaa
- the LOC115441636 gene encoding chorion class B protein PC10 → MAFKAIILCASALFVQTAFSACLGRIAEPLVAPLAARSTWAYDGLAYDSLAGWPAGRLGCGAYGPAIAPAVDIAAASTLNAAYGGGLPVATASPAAPTGLAVASENVYEGAVAVAGNLPFLGTVAMEGVFPTAGAGAVSYGCGDGAVAITAEGPIAGPAAIAPAMAPFGLAAVGPAAISPAMAPLGLATAAPFGIATRGCGCGSPYLY, encoded by the exons ATGGCATTCAAAGCTATCATCCTCTGCGCTTCTGCGCTATTTGTccag ACTGCATTCAGCGCGTGCCTCGGTCGCATCGCGGAGCCCTTGGTCGCTCCTCTAGCAGCTCGCTCCACCTGGGCCTACGACGGTCTGGCCTACGATAGCCTCGCTGGCTGGCCCGCCGGACGTCTTGGCTGTGGCGCATATGGACCCGCCATTGCTCCCGCCGTTGACATCGCTGCCGCTAGCACCCTTAACGCCGCCTACGGTGGTGGTCTTCCCGTCGCCACTGCCTCCCCCGCCGCCCCCACCGGCCTCGCTGTCGCCTCTGAGAACGTGTACGAAGGTGCTGTCGCCGTGGCCGGTAACTTGCCGTTCCTCGGCACCGTCGCTATGGAGGGAGTGTTCCCCACCGCCGGCGCTGGCGCTGTGTCGTACGGTTGCGGTGACGGTGCTGTCGCCATTACTGCTGAGGGTCCCATCGCTGGACCCGCTGCCATTGCACCCGCTATGGCCCCATTCGGCCTTGCTGCTGTTGGTCCCGCTGCCATTTCCCCCGCCATGGCTCCGCTCGGCCTTGCTACCGCCGCTCCCTTCGGCATCGCTACCCGCGGTTGCGGATGTGGCTCTCCTTACTTGTAttaa
- the LOC115441643 gene encoding chorion class CA protein ERA.1-like, which translates to MSTFAFLLLCVQACLVQNAFGMCARGIVGPAIAAPAIAPLGVPACGAALAAPALAPFGAPALAAPGLGWAGLAGPAVGTYGGTGIGNVAVAGELPVAGTTAVAGQVPIIGAVEFGGPAAAAGAVTIAGSCGCGCGAPYIY; encoded by the exons ATGTCTACCTTCGCCTTCCTTCTTCTCTGCGTTCAGGCCTGCTTGGTCCAG AACGCCTTCGGCATGTGCGCCAGAGGTATCGTGGGCCCGGCCATCGCCGCCCCCGCCATCGCTCCTCTCGGCGTGCCCGCCTGCGGTGCCGCTCTCGCTGCTCCCGCTCTTGCTCCCTTCGGCGCTCCCGCCCTCGCCGCCCCTGGTCTCGGCTGGGCTGGTCTGGCCGGTCCCGCTGTCGGCACCTACGGAGGCACTGGCATCGGTAACGTTGCCGTCGCCGGTGAGCTGCCCGTGGCTGGTACCACCGCTGTCGCCGGACAGGTGCCCATCATCGGCGCCGTGGAGTTCGGTGGACCCGCTGCTGCCGCTGGTGCCGTCACCATCGCTGGCAGTTGCGGCTGCGGATGCGGTGCCccttacatttattaa
- the LOC115441639 gene encoding chorion protein ERB.1-like: MAFKAIILCASALFVQAAVSQCLGRIAGPLAARPALALDGLGYDAWGYDGLTGWNAGRLGCGAYGPAIAPAVDIAAASTLNAAYGGGLPVATASPAAPTGLAVASENVYEGAVAVAGNLPFLGTVAMEGVFPTAGAGAVSYGCGDGAVAITAEGPIAGPAAIAPAVAPLGLAPAAAIAPAMAPLGLAATAPFGVRGCGCGGPYLY; encoded by the exons ATGGCATTCAAAGCTATCATCCTCTGCGCTTCCGCACTCTTCGTCcag GCTGCCGTTAGCCAGTGCTTGGGTCGCATCGCTGGTCCCTTGGCCGCTCGTCCTGCTCTGGCGCTCGACGGTCTGGGTTATGACGCTTGGGGCTACGATGGCCTCACTGGCTGGAACGCCGGCCGTCTCGGATGCGGTGCCTACGGACCCGCCATCGCTCCCGCCGTAGACATCGCCGCTGCCAGCACTCTCAACGCTGCCTACGGTGGTGGTCTGCCCGTCGCCACTGCCTCCCCCGCTGCCCCCACCGGCCTCGCTGTTGCCTCTGAGAACGTGTACGAGGGTGCTGTCGCCGTGGCCGGTAACCTGCCGTTCCTTGGCACCGTCGCTATGGAGGGTGTGTTCCCGACCGCCGGCGCCGGCGCTGTGTCCTACGGTTGTGGTGACGGTGCCGTTGCCATTACCGCCGAGGGTCCCATTGCTGGTCCCGCTGCCATCGCTCCCGCTGTGGCTCCGCTCGGACTCGCTCCTGCTGCTGCTATTGCTCCCGCCATGGCTCCTCTCGGTCTTGCCGCCACTGCTCCCTTTGGCGTCCGTGGTTGCGGATGTGGTGGTCCCTACCTCTACTAG
- the LOC115441644 gene encoding chorion class CA protein ERA.1, with amino-acid sequence MSTFAFLLLCVQACLIQNVYSNCLGRTTLGLAAPGIAPLGVPACGAALAGPALTPFGAPALAAPGLGWAGLAGPAVGTYGGTGIGNVAVAGELPVAGTTAVAGQVPIIGAVEFGGPAAAAGAVTIAGSCGCGCGAPYIY; translated from the exons ATGTCCACTTTCGCCTTCCTTCTCCTCTGCGTTCAGGCATGCCTGATCCag aacGTGTACAGCAACTGTCTCGGTAGAACCACCTTGGGTCTTGCCGCCCCCGGAATTGCTCCCCTCGGTGTGCCCGCCTGCGGTGCCGCTCTCGCTGGTCCCGCCCTGACTCCTTTCGGCGCCCCTGCTCTCGCCGCCCCCGGTCTCGGCTGGGCTGGTCTTGCTGGTCCCGCTGTCGGCACCTACGGAGGCACTGGCATTGGTAACGTGGCTGTCGCCGGTGAGCTGCCCGTGGCTGGTACCACCGCCGTCGCCGGACAGGTGCCCATCATCGGCGCCGTGGAGTTCGGTGGACCCGCTGCCGCCGCTGGTGCCGTCACTATCGCTGGCAGCTGCGGCTGCGGATGCGGTGCCccttacatttattaa
- the LOC115441647 gene encoding chorion class CA protein ERA.1-like translates to MSPFAFLLLCVQACLIQNVYSDCLGRTTLGLAAPAIAPLGVPACGAALAGPTLAPFGAPALAAPGLGWAGLAGPTVGTYGGTGIGNVAVAGELPVAGTTAVAGQVPIIGAVGFGGDALAAGAVSIAGSCGCGCGTPYIY, encoded by the exons ATGTCTCCCTTTGCCTTCCTTCTTCTCTGCGTCCAGGCTTGCCTGATCCAG AACGTGTACAGCGACTGTCTCGGCAGAACTACCTTGGGTCTCGCCGCCCCCGCCATCGCTCCCCTCGGGGTGCCCGCCTGCGGTGCCGCTCTCGCTGGTCCCACCCTGGCTCCCTTCGGCGCCCCCGCCCTCGCCGCCCCCGGTCTCGGCTGGGCTGGTCTGGCCGGTCCCACTGTCGGCACCTATGGAGGCACTGGAATCGGTAACGTGGCCGTCGCCGGCGAGCTCCCCGTAGCTGGTACCACCGCTGTCGCCGGACAGGTGCCCATCATCGGCGCCGTTGGTTTCGGAGGCGATGCTCTCGCCGCTGGTGCTGTGTCTATCGCCGGCAGCTGTGGTTGTGGATGCGGTACTCCTTACATTTATTAA
- the LOC115441641 gene encoding chorion class CA protein ERA.1, with protein sequence MSTFAFIVLCVQACLIQNAFGMCARGIMGPAIAAPAIAPFGVPACGAALAGPALAPFGAPALAAPGLGWAGLAGPTVGTYGGTGIGNVAVAGELPVAGTTVVAGQVPIIGAVEFGGPAAAAGAVSIAGSCGCGCGAPYIY encoded by the exons ATGTCTACCTTCGCCTTCATCGTCCTCTGCGTTCAGGCTTGCCTGATCCAG AACGCCTTCGGTATGTGCGCCAGAGGCATCATGGGTCCGGCCATCGCCGCCCCCGCCATCGCTCCCTTTGGCGTGCCCGCCTGCGGTGCCGCTCTCGCTGGCCCTGCTCTGGCTCCCTTCGGCGCCCCCGCCCTCGCCGCCCCCGGTCTCGGCTGGGCTGGTCTGGCCGGTCCCACTGTCGGCACTTACGGAGGCACTGGCATCGGTAACGTGGCCGTCGCCGGTGAGCTCCCCGTGGCTGGTACCACCGTCGTCGCCGGACAGGTGCCCATCATCGGCGCCGTGGAGTTCGGCGGACCTGCTGCCGCCGCTGGTGCTGTGTCCATCGCTGGTAGCTGCGGTTGCGGTTGCGGCGCCCCCtacatttactaa
- the LOC115441642 gene encoding chorion class CA protein ERA.1, with product MSTFAFLLLCVQACLIQNAFGMCARGIVGPAIAPLGVPACGAAFAAPALAPFGAPALAAPGLGWAGLAGPAVGTYGGTGIGNVAVAGELPVAGTTAVAGQVPIIGAVEFGGPAAAAGAVTIAGSCGCGCGAPYIY from the exons ATGTCTACCTTTGCTTTCCTTCTCCTCTGCGTTCAGGCTTGTCTGATCCAG AACGCCTTCGGCATGTGCGCCAGAGGTATCGTGGGCCCCGCTATCGCTCCTCTCGGCGTGCCCGCCTGCGGTGCCGCTTTTGCCGCTCCCGCCCTGGCTCCCTTCGGCGCCCCCGCCCTCGCCGCCCCCGGTCTCGGCTGGGCTGGTTTGGCCGGACCTGCTGTCGGCACCTACGGAGGCACTGGCATCGGTAACGTGGCCGTCGCCGGTGAGCTGCCCGTGGCTGGTACCACCGCCGTCGCCGGACAGGTGCCCATCATCGGCGCCGTGGAGTTCGGTGGACCCGCTGCCGCCGCTGGTGCTGTCACAATTGCTGGTAGCTGCGGCTGCGGATGCGGCGCTCCCTACATCTACTAA
- the LOC115441635 gene encoding chorion protein ERB.1, with the protein MAFKAIVLCATALFVQTVFSQCLGRIAGPLAGRPALALDGLGYDAWGYDGLTGWNAGRLGCGAYGPAIAPAVDIAAASTLNAAYGGGLPVATASPAAPTGLAVASENVYEGAVAVAGNLPFLGTVAMEGVFPTAGAGAVSYGCGDGAVAITAEGPISGPAAIAPAMAPLGLAAVGSAAIAPAMAPLGLAAAAPFGIASRGCGCGGPYLY; encoded by the exons ATGGCATTCAAAGCTATCGTCCTCTGCGCTACTGCACTCTTTGTCCAG acAGTCTTCAGCCAATGCCTTGGGCGTATTGCCGGACCCTTAGCCGGCCGTCCTGCTCTGGCGCTCGACGGTCTCGGTTATGACGCGTGGGGCTACGACGGTCTCACTGGCTGGAACGCCGGCCGTCTTGGTTGCGGCGCCTACGGACCCGCCATCGCTCCCGCAGTAGATATCGCTGCTGCCAGCACTCTCAACGCCGCCTACGGTGGTGGTCTGCCCGTCGCCACTGCCTCCCCCGCTGCCCCCACCGGCCTCGCTGTCGCCTCTGAGAACGTGTATGAGGGTGCTGTCGCCGTGGCCGGTAACCTGCCGTTCCTTGGCACCGTCGCTATGGAGGGAGTGTTCCCGACCGCCGGCGCCGGTGCTGTGTCATACGGTTGCGGTGACGGTGCTGTCGCCATCACTGCCGAGGGTCCCATCTCTGGTCCCGCTGCCATCGCTCCCGCCATGGCCCCACTCGGTCTTGCTGCTGTTGGCTCCGCCGCCATTGCTCCCGCCATGGCCCCGCTCGGCCTCGCTGCTGCCGCTCCCTTCGGCATTGCTTCCCGTGGTTGCGGATGTGGTGGTCCCTACCTTTACTAG
- the LOC115441604 gene encoding chorion class CB protein PC404-like, with product MAVKLCFLACVAALLNGAYSQCLVRDALIGPGLAGPYAAGWGYDGLGAFDALGYGGAWAGGLGPYGPGFAGIAPATGLAAAYGGGLAVTSASPIAPTGLSVTSENAIEGTLAVIGQLPFLGAVATDGAFPTVGAGAVSYGCGDGAIGIVAEAPIAPAPAIAPYGYGPGLGPYGYGCGCGGIY from the exons ATGGCCGTCAAACTGTGCTTCCTTGCTTGCGTCGCAGCTCTTCTAAAC GGCGCATACAGCCAATGCCTAGTCCGTGATGCCCTTATTGGTCCCGGTCTGGCTGGCCCCTACGCTGCTGGCTGGGGCTACGACGGCCTGGGAGCCTTCGACGCTCTGGGTTACGGTGGTGCATGGGCAGGTGGTCTCGGACCCTATGGACCAGGCTTCGCAGGTATTGCACCAGCTACCGGACTTGCTGCTGCGTACGGCGGTGGTCTCGCCGTCACCAGTGCGTCTCCTATCGCTCCTACTGGCCTCTCCGTTACCTCTGAGAATGCCATTGAGGGTACACTTGCTGTGATCGGCCAGCTGCCTTTCCTCGGTGCTGTGGCTACTGACGGCGCTTTCCCCACCGTGGGTGCTGGTGCTGTGTCTTACGGCTGTGGAGATGGTGCCATTGGCATCGTAGCAGAGGCCCCCATTGCTCCTGCTCCCGCCATTGCTCCTTACGGCTACGGCCCTGGACTCGGTCCCTACGGCTACGGATGCGGATGTGGAGGAatctattga
- the LOC115441580 gene encoding chorion class B protein PC10-like has protein sequence MAGKAILFVCASALFTQCALGQCLGRLGPLAAGPIAAPCAARTPLAYDGLALDGLTGWNAGRLGCGAYGPAIAPAVDIAAASTLNAAYGGGLPVATASAAAPTGLAVASENVYEGPVAVAGNLPFLGTVAMEGVFPTAGAGAVSYGCGDGAVAITAEGPIAGPAAIAPAMAPLGLAPAAIAPAAAIAPAMAPLGIRGIGARGCGCGTSYLY, from the exons ATGGCCGGCAAAGCTATCCTTTTCGTCTGCGCTTCTGCGCTCTTTACCCAG TGTGCTCTTGGACAGTGCCTCGGCCGCCTCGGCCCACTAGCTGCTGGCCCCATTGCTGCTCCCTGTGCCGCACGCACCCCTCTGGCCTATGACGGCTTGGCGTTGGATGGTCTTACTGGCTGGAACGCCGGCCGTCTTGGCTGCGGCGCCTATGGACCCGCCATCGCTCCCGCCGTAGATATTGCCGCCGCTAGCACCCTCAACGCTGCCTACGGTGGTGGTCTGCCCGTCGCCACTGCCTCCGCCGCCGCCCCCACCGGCCTCGCTGTCGCCTCTGAGAACGTGTACGAGGGTCCCGTCGCCGTGGCCGGTAACCTGCCGTTCCTCGGCACCGTCGCTATGGAGGGAGTGTTCCCGACCGCCGGCGCCGGCGCTGTGTCCTACGGTTGCGGTGACGGTGCTGTCGCCATCACCGCTGAGGGTCCCATTGCTGGTCCCGCCGCCATCGCTCCCGCTATGGCTCCGCTCGGACTCGCCCCCGCTGCCATTGCCCCCGCCGCCGCTATCGCCCCAGCTATGGCTCCTCTTGGCATCAGAGGAATCGGTGCCCGTGGATGCGGCTGTGGTACTTCCTACCTTTACTAG
- the LOC115441663 gene encoding chorion class CA protein ERA.1-like, producing the protein MSTFAFFILCAQACLISSVYSQCLGRVGPAIAPAMAIGAPAMPLAAPMYEPMIRGGCGAAYGGSGIGNLAVAGELPVAGTTAVAGQVPIIGAVEFGGPAAAAGAVTIAGSCGCGCGGPYMY; encoded by the exons ATGTCCACTTTCGCTTTCTTCATCCTCTGCGCCCAGGCTTGTCTCATCAGC TCGGTGTACAGCCAGTGCCTGGGTAGAGTGGGCCCCGCCATCGCTCCTGCTATGGCTATTGGCGCCCCCGCGATGCCCCTCGCCGCGCCCATGTACGAGCCTATGATCCGTGGTGGTTGCGGCGCTGCTTACGGAGGCTCTGGTATCGGAAACCTGGCCGTCGCCGGCGAGCTGCCCGTGGCTGGTACCACCGCCGTCGCCGGACAGGTGCCCATCATCGGCGCCGTGGAGTTCGGTGGACCCGCTGCCGCCGCTGGTGCCGTCACCATCGCTGGCAGCTGCGGCTGCGGATGCGGCGGACCTTACATGTACTGA
- the LOC115441626 gene encoding chorion class B protein PC10 — protein MAFKAIVLCASALFVQSAVSQCLGRMAAPLATPLAGIPTMAYEGLAFDGLAGWPAGRLGCGIYGPAIAPAVDIAAASTLNAAYGGGLPVATASPAAPTGLAVASENVYEGAVAVAGNLPFLGTVAMEGVFPTAGAGAVSYGCGDGAVAITAEGPIAGPAAIAPAMGPLGLGAVGPAIAPLGLAAATPLGYASRGCGCGAPIVY, from the exons ATGGCATTCAAGGCTATCGTCCTCTGCGCCTCTGCACTCTTCGTGCAG tcTGCTGTGAGTCAGTGTCTCGGTCGCATGGCTGCCCCATTGGCTACTCCCTTGGCCGGTATTCCCACCATGGCTTACGAAGGTTTGGCCTTTGACGGTCTCGCTGGCTGGCCCGCTGGCCGTCTCGGTTGTGGTATCTACGGACCCGCTATTGCTCCCGCCGTTGACATAGCCGCCGCCAGCACCCTCAACGCTGCCTACGGTGGTGGTCTGCCCGTCGCCACTGCCTCCCCCGCTGCCCCCACCGGCCTCGCTGTCGCCTCTGAGAACGTGTACGAGGGTGCTGTCGCCGTGGCCGGTAACCTGCCGTTCCTCGGCACCGTCGCTATGGAGGGAGTGTTCCCAACCGCCGGCGCCGGCGCTGTGTCCTACGGTTGCGGTGACGGTGCTGTCGCCATCACTGCCGAGGGTCCCATCGCTGGTCCCGCCGCCATTGCTCCCGCCATGGGCCCTCTCGGGCTTGGTGCCGTTGGCCCCGCAATCGCCCCGCTCGGTCTCGCTGCCGCCACTCCTCTCGGCTACGCTTCACGCGGGTGCGGATGTGGTGCCCCCATCGTTTATTag
- the LOC115441637 gene encoding chorion class B protein PC10 — translation MSFKAIILCASALFVQTAFSACLGRIAEPLVAPLAARSTWAYDGLAYDGLAGWPAGRLGCGAYGPAIAPAVDIAAASTLNAAYGGGLPVATASAAAPTGLAVASENVYEGAVAVAGNLPFLGTVAMEGVFPTAGAGAVSYGCGDGAVAITAEGPIAGPAAIAPAIAPLGLAAVGPAAIAPAMAPLGLATAAPFGIGARGCGCGARIL, via the exons ATGTCATTCAAGGCTATTATCCTCTGCGCTTCTGCGCTCTTCGTccag acTGCCTTCAGCGCTTGCCTTGGTCGCATCGCAGAGCCTTTGGTCGCTCCCCTAGCAGCTCGCTCCACCTGGGCCTACGACGGTCTGGCATATGATGGCCTCGCTGGCTGGCCCGCCGGACGTCTCGGCTGTGGCGCGTATGGACCCGCCATCGCTCCCGCTGTTGACATCGCCGCCGCCAGCACCCTTAACGCCGCCTACGGTGGTGGTCTTCCCGTCGCCACTGCCTCCGCCGCCGCCCCCACCGGCCTCGCTGTCGCCTCTGAGAACGTGTACGAGGGTGCTGTCGCCGTGGCCGGTAACCTGCCTTTCCTTGGCACCGTCGCTATGGAGGGAGTGTTCCCCACCGCCGGCGCCGGCGCTGTGTCGTACGGTTGCGGTGACGGCGCTGTCGCCATTACCGCCGAGGGTCCCATCGCTGGTCCCGCCGCCATCGCCCCCGCTATTGCCCCACTCGGCCTTGCTGCTGTTGGTCCCGCTGCCATCGCCCCCGCTATGGCCCCACTCGGCCTTGCTACCGCTGCTCCCTTCGGCATTGGTGCCCGCGGCTGCGGATGTGGCGCTCGTAtcctgtaa
- the LOC115441633 gene encoding chorion class CB protein M5H4, with the protein MAAKIFLSLCASVLLAKCVYSQCLAREALIGPGLAGPFGAGWAYDGFGPFDGLGYGGAWAAGLGPMGPGLAGLAPATGLAASYGGGLAITSASPIAPTGLSVTSENAIEGTLAVVGQLPFLGAVATDGAFATVGAGAVSYGCGDGAIGIVAEAPIAPVGPIAPAAAVGYGPGLAPFGYGPALAGFGPLGGCGCGAIY; encoded by the exons ATGGCCGCTAAAATCTTCCTTTCCCTTTGCGCTTCTGTACTATTGGCTAAA tgCGTGTATAGCCAATGCCTTGCGCGTGAGGCTCTAATTGGTCCTGGTCTTGCCGGGCCCTTCGGCGCAGGATGGGCGTACGATGGATTCGGTCCCTTCGACGGTCTGGGCTACGGCGGTGCGTGGGCTGCAGGTCTCGGCCCCATGGGTCCAGGCCTCGCAGGCTTGGCTCCCGCTACTGGCCTTGCCGCATCATACGGTGGCGGTCTTGCCATCACAAGTGCTTCACCCATCGCTCCCACTGGACTCTCTGTCACCTCTGAGAATGCTATCGAGGGTACCCTTGCCGTGGTCGGTCAGCTGCCTTTCCTTGGCGCCGTGGCGACAGATGGCGCGTTTGCCACCGTTGGTGCTGGTGCTGTGTCCTATGGTTGCGGCGACGGCGCTATCGGTATCGTAGCTGAAGCTCCTATTGCCCCGGTTGGTCCAATAGCCCCAGCTGCTGCTGTTGGCTACGGCCCAGGACTGGCCCCGTTCGGCTACGGTCCTGCCCTTGCCGGCTTTGGTCCTCTTGGTGGATGCGGCTGCGGTgccatttattaa